In Melopsittacus undulatus isolate bMelUnd1 chromosome 6, bMelUnd1.mat.Z, whole genome shotgun sequence, the following proteins share a genomic window:
- the F8 gene encoding coagulation factor VIII: MMLMGALRSLLFLCLVEEGISKVRRYYIAAVETTWDYMHSDLLSVLQAPTGVSGHPGPQPPLPGDPPRYRKAVFVEYADASFTQPKPKPAWMGLLGPTIQAEVYDVVVIMFKNLASRPYNLHAVGVSYWKASEGAGYEDETSQPEKQGDRVDPGKTHTYVWEIPQNQGPTDGDSSCLTHSYSSNTDSVKDINSGLIGALLVCRPGTLASSGNENAHQEFVMLFAVFDEGKSWYSEPSSSAAPQPMPHNRTELHTINGYINGSLPGLTLCLKKQVNWHVIGLGTGAEVHSIFFEAHTFLVRSHRLSSLEISPATYLTAQIMPGTAGWFRMFCQIPSHQQAGMEAFVKVEECLEERLVKMGKLSDEPEDMDYSEEDEEAYHVIQVRSSAKDKPMTWTHYIAAEEMDWDYAPVKPVSLDRNMTSLFLEAGPHRIGSRYKKVMFVEYEDATFKKRKVSDQLDKGILGPVIKGEIGDQFKIVFKNLASRPYNIYPHGLTSVKPYHAMKPSQDKDVKDIPIPPGQSFTYSWKVTTEDGPTQADPRCLTRFYYSSIDPVRDTASGLIGPLLICFKKSMDQRGNQIMSDRTRLVLFSVFDENRSWYLEENIRRFCTDAAHVDIQDPEFYASNVMHTINGFVFDNLELKLCLHEVVYWYVLSVGAQADFLSIFFSGNTFKRNMVFEDVLTLFPFSGETVFMSLEKPGVWMLGCLNPDYRDRGMRAKFTVSQCQQEQYPDGEDYVDFEYEDAYDFDFQPRGFSKRKRWRRPCVNGEPNITSSRNETEKPRLCLTEPSHGALLSNDRISDPIPNGTSTVLGTVPHPPDAPMSSLSDTNYEPVSYESFLEDDKELSKTISQEEGFGALSPGEHLVSASGRVRGAVSSEGQQWLHQTMPAPEDALAGKKMTNISEVQEPVARTMMQPGGTSLILEAEPRKTATHAPSLWDSIASGADKALLQENRSSFHENDLEHNLGLQDTSSQGAEDRLLTGTNKISSSLDEPKETINAEAALSTDHNSSSTLDNPSASSDETENNRTSHAAVHSHTTESNHSSNELDARLEERPHKVVSQGFHEPFKRGDYSSMDPGPSKPVQEQIFTEESNFLPAKSGPEQEARGLAKGTNHLETTFAQTNDLEPSSYIITEERDELVLEAVFQDATATKELPEVDNPALSELSTVASDTRQFPNGFLTNRAPAPSVSGPAQLPRQVRSLGSRAEQDVTSQPPEPAVNSKVCGPHSPFSSTCFRKRSLTPSHTLPKVMVAQQSLDTKPNMAEGRPQPGKDAPQALQGDGTDEVHPEGRLSTDGHAQSSRDRAQRSGRSLPTWGAGGSRAAMAASSSEAADLASNWDMVTLGTVGHAGSLGSAALAELHPGRGAGNEQAEGRSRMEEQTNSVEQPGQFSSQHQQLQANATEDYVPEKPYGESPEEIPMKPASKENYSLSSSSPAHNHSNATGPTRYVQASPDGWQELGGEDVLRETRKREGQDLGEPSEDGKSNSTAGKSSQSPGHRERLALNNGTHSSPSRPKANKPEYDEYGDTEQTMEDFDIYEEEEHDPRSFQGEVRQYFIAAVEVMWEYRNQRPQHFLKAMDPRSGRRKPFQQYRKVVFREYMDDSFTQPVLRGELDEHLGILGPYIRAEVEDVIMVTFKNLASRPFSFHSTLQAYEEMQDAMQGGEVVQPGQIRKYTWKVLPQMAPTTQEFDCKAWAYFSNVDLEKDLHSGLIGPLIICRHGVLSSVFRRQLAVQEFSLLFTIFDETKSWYFLENMERNCRPPCYVQQDNPGFKRNHSFHAINGYVSDTLPGLVMAQQQRVRWHLLNMGSTEDIHSIHFHGQLFSVRTSQEYRMGVYNLYPGVFGTVEMWPSHAGIWRVECKVGEHQQAGMSALFLVYNLNCQNALGLASGYIADSQITASGQYGQWAPYLARLDNTGSINAWSTDHSNAWIQVDLLRLMIIHGIKTQGARQKFSSLYISQFVVFYSFDGQRWKKYKGNTTSSQMLFFANVDATGVKENRFNPPIIARYIRINPTHYSIRTTMRMELIGCDLNSCSMPLGMEDRQIPDQRISASSYSTNIFSSWSPSRARLNMQGRTNAWRPKSDSPSEWLQVDFEVTKKVTAIITQGAKAVFTHMFVTEFAVSTSQNGVHWTPVLQGVKEKVFKANQDHSSTVMNTLEPPLFARYVRIHPRQWHNHIALRIELLGCDTQQEY; encoded by the exons ATGATGCTGATGGGAGCCCTGCGCAGCCTCCTGTTCCTCTGCCTGGTTGAGGAGGGCATTAGCAAAGTCAGAAGGTACTACATTGCTGCCGTGGAAACTACCTGGGACTACATGCACAGCGACCTGCTCTCCGTGCTGCAAGCACCCACAGG tgTGTCAGGGCACCCGGGCCCACAGCCACCCCTGCCTGGTGACCCTCCCCGCTACAGGAAGGCTGTGTTTGTGGAGTACGCCGATGCCTCGTTCACGCAGCCCAAGCCCAAACCAGCATGGATGG GTCTCCTGGGCCCCACCATCCAGGCGGAAGTCTATGATGTGGTGGTCATCATGTTTAAGAACCTGGCCTCACGCCCCTACAACCTCCACGCTGTTGGGGTGTCCTACTGGAAGGCATCGGAGG GTGCAGGGTATGAGGATGAGACCAGCCAGCCAGAGAAGCAGGGTGACAGGGTGGATCCAGGAAAGACACACACGTATGTTTGGGAGATCCCTCAAAACCAGGGCCCGACGGATGGCGACTCATCGTGTCTGACCCACTCCTACTCCTCCAACACCGACAGTGTGAAGGACATCAACTCTGGTTTGATCGGAGCCCTGCTTGTGTGCCGACCTG GGACCCTGGCAAGCAGTGGGAACGAGAACGCGCATCAAGAGTTCGTGATGCTCTTTGCAGTGTTTGATGAAG GGAAAAGCTGGTACTCTGagcccagctcctcagcagctcctcagcccATGCCTCACAACAGGACAGAGCTGCACACCATCAATGGCTACATCAATGGCTCACTGCCTG GTCTCACCCTGTGCCTTAAGAAGCAGGTCAATTGGCACGTCATCGGGTTGGGCACTGGAGCAGAAGTTCACTCCATCTTCTTCGAAGCCCACACATTCCTGGTGAGAAGCCACCGTCTCAGCAGCCTAGAAATCTCCCCTGCCACCTATCTCACAGCCCAGATCATGCCAGGAACTGCTGGCTGGTTTCGGATGTTCTGCCAGATACCATCCCATCAGCAAG CTGGCATGGAGGCCTTTGTGAAGGTGGAGGAGTGTCTGGAGGAGCGCCTGGTGAAGATGGGGAAGCTGTCAGATGAGCCAGAGGACATGGATTACTctgaagaagatgaagaagcTTATCATGTCATCCAAGTGCGCTCTTCTGCCAAAGATAAGCCTATGACCTGGACTCACTACATTGCTGCTGAGGAAATGGACTGGGACTATGCCCCTGTGAAGCCAGTGTCCCTGGACAG AAACATGACAAGCCTGTTCCTGGAGGCTGGTCCTCATCGGATAGGTTCAAGGTATAAGAAAGTGATGTTTGTGGAGTACGAGGATGCAACCTTCAAGAAGCGCAAGGTGTCAGATCAACTGGACAAGGGAATTCTGGGGCCTGTCATTAAAGGGGAGATTGGAGACCAGTTTAAG ATCGTGTTCAAGAACCTGGCAAGCCGACCATACAACATCTACCCTCACGGCCTCACCAGCGTCAAGCCATACCATGCCATGAAGCCTTCTCAAG ATAAGGATGTGAAGGACATTCCTATCCCCCCTGGCCAGTCATTTACCTACAGCTGGAAGGTCACCACTGAGGATGGGCCAACGCAGGCAGATCCTCGCTGCCTCACCCGTTTCTACTACAGCTCCATCGACCCAGTGCGAGACACAGCCTCGGGTCTCATTGGGCCTCTCCTGATCTGCTTTAAGAAGTCCATGGATCAGAGGGGAAATCAG ATCATGTCAGACAGGACAAGGCTGGTGCTGTTTTCAGTCTTTGATGAGAACCGCAGCTGGTACCTGGAGGAGAACATCAGGAGGTTCTGCACTGACGCAGCCCATGTGGATATCCAGGACCCTGAGTTTTATGCCTCCAACGTGATGCACA CTATTAATGGCTTTGTGTTTGACAACCTTGAACTGAAGCTCTGTCTGCATGAAGTTGTGTACTGGTATGTCCTGAGTGTCGGAGCCCAAGCAGATTTCCTCTCTATCTTCTTCTCTGGAAACACATTCAAGCGCAACATGGTCTTTGAGGATGTGCTTAcccttttcccattttctggAGAAACAGTCTTCATGAGCTTGGAAAAGCCAG GTGTCTGGATGCTGGGATGCCTGAATCCCGACTACAGAGACCGAGGGATGCGTGCCAAGTTCACAGTCTCACAGTGCCAGCAGGAGCAATACCCTGATGGGGAAGATTATGTGGATTTTGAGTATGAGGATGCCTATGACTTTGACTTCCAACCCAGGGGCTTCTCTAAAAGAAAGAGATGGCGCAGGCCATGTGTGAATGGGGAACCGAATATCACCTCTTCCAGAAACGAGACTGAGAAGCCAAGGTTGTGCTTGACAGAACCCAGCCATGGGGCCCTCCTGAGCAATGATAGGATTTCTGACCCCATTCCCAATGGCACATCAACAGTTTTAGGAACAGTCCCACACCCACCTGATGCTCCCATGTCTTCTCTGTCAGATACAAACTATGAGCCAGTGTCCTATGAATCCTTCCTGGAAGATGACAAAGAGTTGTCAAAAACAATCAGCCAGGAGGAAGGGTTTGGAGCTCTTTCACCTGGAGAACACTTGGTGAGTGCCAGTGGAAGGGTCCGTGGTGCTGTGAGCTCAGAAGGTCAACAATGGCTGCACCAAACCATGCCAGCTCCAGAAGATGCTCTGGCAGGAAAGAAGATGACAAACATCTCAGAGGTGCAGGAGCCAGTGGCAAGGACAATGATGCAGCCTGGTGGTACCTCATTGATCCTGGAAGCAGAGCCTCGGAAGACAGCTACTCATGCACCAAGCTTGTGGGACTCAATTGCTTCTGGTGCTGACAAAGCTCTTCTTCAAGAGAATAGGAGCTCATTTCATGAGAATGACCTGGAGCACAATCTGGGGCTCCAAGACACATCTTCACAGGGTGCTGAGGACAGGTTACTAACAGGGACTAATAAAATATCCTCGAGTCTAGATGAGCCAAAGGAGACAATCAATGCAGAGGCAGCTTTAAGTACTGATCATAACTCTTCTTCCACACTGGACAATCCTTCTGCATCTTCAGATGAGACAGAGAACAACAGGACTTCTCATGCTGCGGTTCACAGTCACACCACAGAAAGCAATCATTCATCAAATGAGCTCGATGCCAGGCTGGAAGAAAGACCTCACAAAGTGGTTTCACAAGGCTTTCATGAGCCTTTCAAAAGGGGGGATTATTCCTCCATGGATCCGGGACCCAGCAAACCTGTGCAAGAACAAATCTTCACAGAGGAGAGTAACTTCTTGCCTGCAAAAAGTGGCCCAGAACAAGAAGCCAGGGGACTTGCCAAAGGCACAAACCATCTAGAAACCACCTTTGCACAAACCAATGATCTCGAGCCTTCCAGCTATATAATAACAGAAGAGAGGGATGAGTTAGTCTTGGAAGCAGTGTTTCAGGATGCCACAGCCACTAAGGAATTGCCAGAGGTGGACAACCCTGCCTTGTCTGAGCTGAGCACCGTGGCCAGTGACACAAGGCAGTTCCCAAATGGTTTCTTAACCAACAGAGCTCCAGCTCCAAGCGTGAGTGGCCCTGCCCAGCTGCCTCGGCAGGTCAGGTCactggggagcagagcagagcaggatgtgACCAGCCAGCCCCCTGAGCCAGCAGTGAATAGCAAAGTGTGTGGACCTCATTCCCCTTTTAGCAGCACTTGCTTCAGAAAGAGGTCCCTGACACCAAGTCACACTTTGCCCAAGGTGATGGTGGCCCAGCAAAGCCTGGATACCAAACCTAACATGGCTGAGGGGAGACCACAGCCAGGCAAGGATGCTccacaggctctgcagggagaTGGCACTGATGAGGTGCATCCCGAGGGGAGGCTGAGCACAGATGGCCatgctcagagcagcagggacagggctcaGCGCAGCGGGCGCTCCTTACCTacatggggagcaggggggagcagggcagcaaTGGCAGCGAGCAGCTCCGAAGCTGCAGACCTGGCCTCAAACTGGGATATGGTCACCCTGGGAACAGTGGGACACGCTGGGAGCTTGGGGAGCGCAGCTTTGGCTGAGCTCCATCCAGGAAGAGGTGCTGGGAATGAGCAAGCTGAGGGGAGAAGCCGGATGGAGGAGCAGACCAATTCTGTGGAACAGCCGGGTCAGTTCAGTTCTCAgcatcagcagctccaggccaATGCCACTGAGGACTATGTGCCTGAAAAACCATATGGGGAAAGCCCAGAAGAAATCCCTATGAAACCAGCCTCCAAAGAGAACTATTCCCTGTCTTCAAGCAGCCCTGCTCACAACCATAGCAATGCCACAGGTCCAACCAGATATGTGCAAGCCAGTCCGGATGGATGGCAGGAGCTTGGTGGGGAAGATGTCCTCAGAGAAACCAGGAAGAGAGAGGGACAGGACCTAGGAGAGCCCAGTGAAGATGGAAAAAGCAacagcacagctgggaagaGCAGCCAAAGCCCAGGTCATAGGGAGAGACTGGCCCTGAACAATGGAACCCACTCCAGCCCCTCGAGGCCAAAGGCCAACAAGCCAGAATATGATGAGTACGGTGACACAGAGCAGACCATGGAGGATTTTGACATCTATGAGGAAGAGGAGCACGACCCGCGCTCCTTCCAGGGGGAGGTACGGCAATACTTCATTGCGGCAGTGGAGGTGATGTGGGAATACAGGAACCAGAGACCCCAGCACTTCCTGAAAGCCAT GGACCCCCGCAGTGGCAGGAGGAAGCCTTTCCAGCAGTACCGCAAGGTGGTATTCCGAGAGTACATGGATGACTCCTTCACACAGCCAGTGCTGCGGGGAGAGCTGGACGAGCACTTGGGCATCCTCGGACCATACATCAGGGCAGAAGTCGAAGACGTCATCATG GTCACGTTCAAGAACCTGGCCTCACGGCCCTTCTCCTTCCACTCCACACTGCAAGCCTATGAGGAGATGCAGGATGCAATGCAGGGTGGAGAGGTGGTGCAGCCTGGCCAGATTCGGAAGTACACCTGGAAAGTCCTCCCCCAGATGGCACCCACCACGCAGGAATTCGACTGCAAGGCTTGGGCTTACTTCTCCAACGTGGACCTG gagaaggaCCTGCACTCGGGGCTCATTGGGCCACTGATCATCTGCCGCCATGGGGTGCTGAGCTCCGTGTTCAGGCGGCAGCTGGCTGTGCAGGAGTTCTCCCTGCTCTTCACCATCTTTGACGAGACCAAAAGCTGGTACTTCTTGGAGAACATGGAGAGGAACTGCCGCCCTCCCTGCTACGTCCAGCAGGACAACCCTGGCTTTAAGAGAAACCACTCTTTCCATG CCATCAATGGCTATGTGAGTGACACACTGCCCGGGCTGGTGATGGCTCAGCAGCAACGGGTCCGATGGCACCTCCTGAACATGGGAAGCACTGAGGATATCCACTCCATTCACTTCCATGGGCAGCTGTTCAGCGTCAGGACTAGCCAGGAGTATCGCATGGGAGTCTACAACCTTTATCCTG GTGTCTTCGGGACGGTGGAGATGTGGCCATCACATGCCGGGATCTGGCGAGTGGAGTGCAAAGTGGGAGAGCACCAGCAAGCCGGGATGAGTGCTCTCTTCCTTGTGTACAACCTGA ACTGCCAAAACGCCCTCGGCCTGGCCTCGGGCTACATTGCAGATTCACAGATCACAGCATCGGGGCAGTACG GGCAGTGGGCTCCTTACCTGGCCAGGCTGGATAACACCGGCTCCATCAATGCTTGGAGCACAGACCACAGCAATGCCTGGATCCAG GTGGACCTTTTGCGTCTCATGATTATTCATGGCATAAAAACCCAAGGAGCCCGGCAGAAGTTCTCAAGCCTTTACATCTCCCAGTTTGTTGTCTTCTACAGCTTTGATGGGCAAAGGTGGAAGAAATACAAGGGGAATACCACCAGCAGCCAGATG CTGTTCTTTGCAAATGTGGATGCAACTGGAGTGAAAGAAAATCGCTTCAACCCTCCCATCATAGCCCGGTACATCCGCATTAACCCCACTCACTACAGCATCCGGACCACAATGCGCATGGAGCTCATTGGCTGTGATCTGAACA GCTGCTCCATGCCCCTGGGAATGGAGGACAGACAGATCCCTGACCAGCGCATCTCCGCATCCTCCTACAGCACCAACATCTTCTCCAGCTGGTCACCCTCCCGGGCCCGCCTGAACATGCAGGGGAGGACCAACGCATGGAGGCCAAAG AGCGACAGCCCCAGTGAGTGGTTGCAAGTGGACTTTGAAGTAACCAAGAAGGTGACCGCAATCATAACCCAAGGTGCCAAAGCTGTCTTCACCCACATGTTCGTGACGGAGTTTGCTGTCTCCACCAGCCAGAACGGTGTGCACTGGACCCCAGTCCTGCAGGGTGTCAAGGAGAAG gttttcaAGGCAAACCAagaccacagcagcacagtgatgAACACCCTGGAGCCCCCCCTCTTTGCTCGCTATGTGAGAATACACCCACGCCAGTGGCACAACCACATTGCCCTGCGGATAGAGCTCCTCGGCTGCGACACTCAGCAGGAGTACTGA